In Paenibacillus sp. BIC5C1, a genomic segment contains:
- a CDS encoding S-layer homology domain-containing protein, with protein MISHLYKKVLSILLSIALVFGWLAGFGGVNSAQAASLSEPEMLLQRNANWNYFDQGQDLQSDWRASYDDSSWNSGLAPFGYKDNGNGVSTSYFGPLQTEVSYGLDKKFKPRTTYFRTNLTVNKDRIDDYGQILGTFGIDDGAVIYVNGVEVIRFGMPDGEIEYSTKATSGKDLPVMYEDIDLTAPMKANLRDGSNEIAVEVHQQSDSSSDLYFDMELKALANAPSLDISKVTVTFYGDATSSKGFTWYTPLASAQSTVQVVPNLGGVADFSQAQSFSGRATVASNSPGEMVHKAEATGLSPDTSYSFRVGDQDLGLWSEVGTFKTAPVDGAFTFIDLTDTQAKEEDEAILSGSTLSKALATVPNAEFVVHNGDVVENGTSEQEWNWLLGHSQVSLMNTTIAPSAGNHENQNYAFYEHFNVKQPVGAATETGAYYSYNYSKAHFIVLNSNENSTEYANFSNEQVAWMKQDVAEAKAAGAKWIIVNIHKGPYTTSNHATDSDIIGANGERKKIAPLMNELGIDLVLQGHDHIYARTKPIKSDGTAEEVSKITETFNGQSIEYAVRPDGTIYMIPATAGAKVYFKNVKPALGEAYFSLFERAEENHARQYGDTTSLARGHVQNFVSLTIDGEKLSAITYEIDQNKNNAEPFIVDTFGIIKESDTVPVPEQVNKVTVTFHGDPTKSKGFTWYTSDQVTNSNLQVVEKTAATPDFTQAKLVQGRSAKPANAPTELMHKAEVTDLKANKTYYFRVGDASQQVWSETGTFRTAPENGKFTFIDLADTQAKEEDEAILSSETLAKALATVPDAQFVVHNGDIVDNGVKEEQWNWLLGHSQESLLNTTIVPSAGNHEDKNYAFIDHFNIQSPVNSATETGAYYSYNYSNAHFVVLNSNEDSDEYDNFSLEQVEWLKKDVQAAKKNGSQWIIVNIHKGPYTTSNHATDSDIMGANGVRTKIAPIMAELGIDFVLQGHDHIYARTKPIDQQGKARQPEMITEMQNGQKIEYSVNPDGTIYLIPATAGPKVYYKNPSTSLGDAYYNLFERAEENHAAKYGPDPNDNRRPMRSQVQNFVGITIDGSKLTAVTYEIDQNLNGAAPFIIDQFGIVKKTEPSNPGPGTSNPGTSNPGTSNPGSGSGSGNGSGSSNGSSGTGGDTTTGNGSNSGSGSGTDSGNKPDTGSGNNGNGGTAPALKDTAGHWAKSAIDKALAAGFVNGYGDQTFRPNQKVTRAEFITMLGRALNLNTVSESIHYTDDNKIPSWAKPYITAAASAGIVNGYENGSFGPGKTLSRAEMVTMIARAGGIQMNANAKLDFKDAKDVPAWAVSYVASAVEAGLVGGVGGNRFAPMQTATRAEAVTLIIGLLEQSK; from the coding sequence ATGATCAGTCACCTCTACAAAAAAGTGTTATCCATCCTGTTATCGATTGCTTTGGTATTCGGATGGCTTGCGGGATTTGGGGGAGTTAATTCAGCCCAAGCCGCATCATTGTCGGAGCCTGAGATGCTATTACAGCGTAATGCCAATTGGAATTATTTCGATCAGGGACAGGATCTGCAATCGGATTGGCGTGCTTCATACGATGATTCGTCCTGGAATTCGGGACTAGCTCCATTCGGTTATAAAGACAATGGTAATGGCGTAAGCACTTCCTATTTTGGACCTCTTCAAACGGAAGTCAGTTACGGTCTGGACAAAAAATTCAAACCCCGTACAACCTATTTTCGGACAAACCTTACCGTTAACAAGGACCGAATTGACGATTATGGTCAAATTCTCGGCACATTCGGTATTGATGACGGTGCAGTGATCTATGTGAATGGTGTGGAAGTCATTCGTTTTGGCATGCCGGACGGCGAGATTGAGTACTCTACCAAAGCAACTTCTGGTAAGGATTTGCCGGTAATGTATGAGGATATTGACCTCACTGCGCCGATGAAAGCCAATTTACGTGATGGCTCAAACGAAATTGCGGTCGAAGTACATCAACAGAGCGACAGCAGCTCGGACCTGTATTTTGACATGGAACTTAAAGCCTTGGCTAACGCGCCATCGCTGGATATCAGCAAAGTTACGGTTACCTTCTATGGGGATGCAACAAGTAGCAAAGGCTTCACTTGGTATACGCCTCTTGCATCTGCACAGAGCACTGTTCAAGTGGTGCCGAACCTGGGAGGCGTTGCCGACTTCAGTCAGGCCCAAAGCTTCAGTGGACGTGCAACCGTAGCTTCCAACTCCCCTGGAGAAATGGTGCATAAGGCGGAAGCGACAGGCCTTTCCCCTGACACTTCTTATTCTTTCCGTGTTGGTGATCAGGATCTGGGCCTATGGAGTGAAGTTGGAACGTTCAAAACGGCTCCGGTTGACGGAGCGTTTACCTTTATCGACCTGACGGATACACAAGCGAAGGAAGAGGATGAGGCGATCCTGTCCGGATCAACTCTGTCCAAAGCACTCGCAACGGTTCCAAATGCTGAATTCGTTGTCCATAACGGAGACGTTGTAGAGAATGGTACTTCAGAACAAGAATGGAATTGGCTGCTTGGTCATTCGCAAGTCAGTCTCATGAACACGACCATTGCACCATCTGCTGGCAATCATGAGAATCAAAATTATGCGTTCTACGAGCATTTTAATGTGAAGCAGCCAGTCGGTGCTGCAACGGAAACAGGCGCATATTATTCTTATAATTACAGCAAAGCCCATTTTATCGTATTGAACTCCAACGAGAATTCAACGGAGTACGCCAACTTCTCGAATGAGCAAGTCGCATGGATGAAGCAGGATGTAGCGGAAGCAAAAGCCGCAGGAGCCAAGTGGATTATCGTTAACATTCATAAAGGTCCATACACGACATCGAATCACGCTACCGATAGCGACATTATTGGTGCAAACGGGGAACGAAAAAAAATCGCCCCGCTCATGAACGAACTGGGGATTGATCTGGTCCTTCAGGGACATGACCATATCTATGCACGGACGAAACCGATCAAGAGCGATGGCACGGCTGAAGAAGTGTCCAAAATAACGGAGACCTTCAATGGGCAGAGCATCGAGTACGCGGTTAGACCGGATGGAACCATTTATATGATTCCTGCTACTGCCGGGGCCAAAGTATATTTCAAAAACGTAAAACCGGCGCTGGGTGAAGCGTACTTCAGCTTGTTCGAGCGTGCGGAGGAAAACCACGCACGGCAATATGGAGACACTACAAGTTTGGCCAGAGGTCATGTGCAGAACTTCGTTTCATTGACCATTGATGGAGAGAAGCTGTCCGCCATAACCTATGAGATTGACCAAAATAAAAATAATGCTGAGCCATTTATTGTGGATACGTTCGGAATCATCAAGGAATCGGATACAGTTCCTGTTCCAGAACAGGTAAACAAGGTAACGGTAACGTTCCATGGAGATCCTACCAAGAGCAAAGGCTTCACGTGGTACACTTCCGATCAAGTAACGAATAGCAACCTTCAGGTTGTAGAGAAAACAGCTGCAACACCTGATTTCACGCAAGCCAAATTGGTTCAAGGGCGCTCTGCAAAACCTGCTAATGCTCCTACAGAACTGATGCACAAAGCAGAAGTGACAGATCTGAAAGCTAATAAGACCTATTATTTCCGTGTAGGCGATGCTTCTCAGCAAGTATGGAGCGAGACAGGTACCTTCCGTACAGCACCGGAAAATGGAAAATTCACTTTCATTGATCTGGCGGATACACAAGCGAAGGAAGAGGATGAGGCAATTCTATCCTCTGAGACATTGGCCAAAGCATTGGCTACAGTACCAGATGCACAATTTGTCGTTCATAACGGGGATATCGTCGATAATGGAGTGAAAGAGGAACAGTGGAACTGGCTGCTAGGGCATTCGCAAGAAAGCCTCTTAAATACAACCATCGTTCCGTCCGCAGGGAACCACGAGGACAAAAATTATGCATTTATCGATCATTTTAATATTCAGTCACCGGTGAATTCCGCTACGGAGACGGGAGCTTACTATTCTTATAATTACAGCAATGCGCATTTTGTTGTGTTGAACTCCAATGAGGATTCGGACGAGTATGACAACTTCTCTTTAGAGCAAGTCGAGTGGCTGAAGAAAGATGTTCAGGCTGCCAAGAAGAATGGATCCCAGTGGATAATCGTTAACATTCACAAAGGGCCGTACACGACGTCAAATCACGCAACGGATTCGGACATCATGGGAGCAAACGGTGTACGTACCAAGATTGCACCGATCATGGCGGAGCTTGGCATCGATTTTGTACTCCAGGGACATGATCACATCTATGCCCGCACAAAACCGATTGATCAGCAGGGGAAAGCGCGTCAGCCAGAAATGATCACGGAGATGCAAAATGGACAGAAAATCGAGTACTCTGTGAATCCGGATGGCACGATCTATCTGATTCCGGCAACAGCTGGTCCAAAAGTGTATTATAAAAATCCGAGCACAAGTCTTGGTGATGCTTATTACAATCTTTTTGAACGTGCAGAAGAGAATCATGCAGCCAAATATGGCCCTGATCCGAATGACAACCGTCGACCAATGCGCAGTCAGGTGCAGAATTTTGTAGGCATTACGATTGACGGCAGCAAACTGACAGCTGTAACGTATGAAATTGACCAAAATCTGAACGGAGCAGCCCCGTTCATTATTGATCAGTTCGGTATTGTGAAGAAGACAGAACCATCAAATCCGGGACCAGGAACGTCCAACCCGGGAACGTCCAACCCGGGAACATCGAATCCCGGCTCCGGTTCAGGCTCAGGTAACGGTTCCGGCAGCAGTAATGGCTCTTCAGGAACCGGTGGCGATACAACAACCGGAAACGGTTCGAACAGCGGTAGTGGTAGCGGAACTGATTCCGGCAACAAACCGGATACTGGATCAGGCAATAACGGAAACGGAGGCACAGCGCCAGCGTTGAAAGATACAGCTGGACACTGGGCAAAATCTGCAATTGATAAAGCCCTGGCGGCTGGATTCGTCAATGGTTATGGGGATCAGACCTTCCGTCCGAATCAGAAAGTCACACGTGCCGAGTTCATTACGATGCTGGGCCGTGCCCTGAATCTGAATACCGTAAGCGAGAGTATTCACTATACGGATGATAACAAGATTCCTTCTTGGGCGAAGCCGTATATTACAGCAGCTGCGTCCGCTGGCATTGTCAATGGTTACGAAAATGGCTCGTTCGGCCCTGGCAAGACGCTTAGCCGGGCAGAGATGGTAACCATGATTGCACGTGCTGGCGGAATCCAAATGAATGCCAATGCGAAGCTGGATTTCAAAGATGCAAAGGATGTCCCGGCATGGGCAGTATCCTATGTAGCTTCTGCCGTGGAAGCAGGTCTGGTGGGCGGTGTAGGTGGCAATCGATTTGCTCCGATGCAGACAGCTACCCGTGCTGAAGCAGTTACACTTATTATTGGTCTTCTTGAACAATCGAAATAA
- a CDS encoding HesB/IscA family protein — MIQVSEAAAEKIVEILASADTQKSFLRVGVDEGGCSGLSYTLIVDEQQAEGDILLDKGVFRILVHTNTVPYIDGLEIDYEESGMLGGFTMNNPNAKVSCGCGASFRMANYRGEVRKCD, encoded by the coding sequence ATGATTCAGGTCAGTGAAGCAGCAGCAGAAAAAATCGTTGAAATCCTGGCAAGTGCGGATACACAGAAATCTTTCCTTCGGGTAGGGGTGGATGAGGGAGGATGCAGTGGACTATCCTATACCCTAATCGTAGATGAACAGCAAGCAGAAGGGGATATCTTATTAGATAAAGGTGTGTTTCGTATTTTGGTTCACACCAATACGGTTCCATATATTGATGGACTGGAAATTGATTACGAAGAAAGTGGAATGTTAGGGGGATTCACCATGAATAACCCTAATGCAAAAGTTTCATGCGGATGCGGGGCCAGCTTCCGGATGGCGAATTATCGTGGTGAGGTCAGAAAATGTGATTAA
- a CDS encoding MFS transporter — MSSHSQSIFSPRYFALSIGIILSVMAVGFEGLSVTTIAPSIAGDLNGLNLFGWIFSTYLLAQIIGTLVVGRIIDRRGPAIPFTLALLLFIVGLVAAATAGDMYTMIASRAMQGLGAGAMMTCVYTAISLSYPDELRAKILGAFGTAYVLPSMLGPYIAGLIADQWSWRFVFWGILPILLVSALLSLPAFTKLKSQPVQGENGSAATWMALLLTIGTGTLLVGLGKLPSIIGFVIVLIGGVLMVYPLRKLLPAGTLVLRRGMPAILATRGLFFAAYTSTQNFLVLALIEVKGITPSQAGLIVASAALSWCVIAYLQGLWDSADQGRGRHTRIIIGVLLLAIGITIVFWVPVVTVTVAVIGQIIAGIGIGLAHPISGVVAFSQTGEGGVGKTSANLQFADSFTPGVVIGIGGSILVVCQAGGMSLQSGLIVTLGFHLVLIVLSLIASTRIAPETGQIKMGLRSLGLKNK, encoded by the coding sequence ATGTCGTCCCATTCTCAAAGTATCTTCAGTCCGCGTTATTTTGCATTATCCATAGGAATTATATTGTCAGTGATGGCTGTTGGATTTGAAGGTTTGTCGGTAACGACGATTGCACCTTCCATTGCTGGAGACCTGAACGGTCTTAACCTGTTCGGCTGGATATTCAGTACATATCTGCTTGCACAGATTATCGGAACCTTGGTTGTTGGTCGGATTATTGATAGGAGGGGACCCGCAATACCCTTTACGCTAGCACTTCTTTTGTTTATTGTTGGGCTGGTCGCTGCCGCAACTGCAGGAGATATGTATACCATGATCGCCTCACGGGCCATGCAGGGTTTGGGGGCCGGGGCTATGATGACTTGCGTATACACGGCCATTTCCTTAAGTTATCCGGACGAATTACGTGCCAAAATACTGGGAGCATTCGGTACAGCCTATGTTCTTCCGTCCATGCTCGGTCCATACATTGCAGGCCTTATTGCAGATCAGTGGTCATGGCGCTTTGTGTTCTGGGGGATTCTACCGATCCTGTTGGTTTCAGCACTTCTTAGCTTACCTGCGTTTACAAAGTTAAAATCACAGCCTGTACAAGGGGAGAATGGATCTGCCGCTACATGGATGGCGCTGCTATTAACGATAGGTACAGGGACTTTATTAGTGGGACTTGGCAAGCTTCCGTCAATTATTGGATTTGTTATTGTCCTCATCGGGGGAGTACTGATGGTATACCCACTGCGCAAACTGCTGCCGGCGGGAACCCTTGTTTTGCGAAGAGGTATGCCCGCTATACTCGCTACGCGTGGACTGTTCTTCGCTGCTTATACCAGTACACAAAATTTCTTGGTATTGGCTTTAATTGAGGTGAAAGGCATTACACCTTCTCAGGCCGGATTAATTGTAGCAAGCGCTGCACTGAGCTGGTGTGTCATTGCTTATTTGCAAGGGCTTTGGGACTCGGCAGATCAGGGTCGTGGACGTCATACACGAATTATTATTGGTGTACTCCTGCTTGCCATCGGAATCACCATCGTATTTTGGGTTCCTGTTGTGACCGTTACTGTAGCGGTTATAGGTCAGATCATAGCTGGAATAGGCATTGGATTAGCGCATCCGATTAGCGGTGTTGTGGCGTTTTCCCAAACAGGAGAGGGCGGCGTTGGCAAAACTTCGGCAAATCTGCAATTTGCAGATTCGTTTACACCAGGCGTAGTCATCGGGATCGGCGGTTCCATCCTGGTGGTGTGTCAAGCTGGCGGGATGTCATTGCAATCAGGATTAATCGTAACGTTGGGTTTTCATCTGGTGTTGATCGTATTGAGCTTGATTGCCAGTACTCGGATTGCACCAGAAACAGGACAAATAAAAATGGGGCTGCGATCGTTGGGATTGAAAAACAAATAA
- a CDS encoding helix-turn-helix transcriptional regulator produces MKSHTSERIKFPAGFWTGLHQLGIAAHDVARNAQLPLTIITEPAVTTAQYFAIWQAYSDLVGDTAEAIIKLATVFETGKYPPSVLATYHARDYRDALHRMARYKQLCPPESLRITEEGDDCSIELEWLTNEQPGPSLLVGVTLAFLLELGRRGTGQPLTARLVEFSHTMGDVHTLETYFGCPIRIGATCNRLTLHRKDLDRSFLSYNEELLEILTPALDRSLDEQQGSRSITEMVKWIMKRSLTGGRPDIQVVAKELGMSDRTLQRRLTEENTSFKHLLTQARHEQARAYLADPRLDIKEVAFLIGYEDQNSFYRAFRSWEGDTPTNWRTEYLGTNSRSEGPSASTTLH; encoded by the coding sequence ATGAAATCCCACACCTCTGAGCGTATTAAATTCCCGGCAGGGTTTTGGACAGGCTTGCATCAATTAGGGATTGCCGCCCACGATGTAGCCCGCAATGCACAACTGCCGCTCACGATTATAACTGAACCAGCCGTCACGACCGCTCAATATTTTGCGATCTGGCAGGCATATTCCGATCTCGTCGGTGACACGGCCGAAGCAATCATCAAGCTTGCAACCGTCTTTGAAACAGGGAAATACCCGCCAAGTGTATTAGCAACCTATCATGCGCGTGACTACCGTGATGCATTACACCGAATGGCTCGGTACAAACAACTTTGTCCCCCTGAAAGCTTACGTATTACTGAGGAAGGCGATGATTGTTCAATTGAACTGGAATGGTTAACTAACGAACAACCAGGTCCGTCATTGCTGGTTGGAGTCACATTGGCATTTCTCCTCGAACTTGGGCGCCGGGGAACAGGTCAACCTTTGACCGCTCGGCTTGTCGAATTTTCGCATACCATGGGCGATGTTCACACCCTTGAGACTTATTTTGGCTGCCCAATTCGAATTGGTGCAACATGTAATCGGCTCACCTTACATCGTAAAGATTTGGACCGTTCGTTTCTTTCATACAACGAAGAGTTACTGGAGATCCTTACTCCCGCCCTGGACCGATCGCTGGATGAACAGCAGGGCAGTCGTTCTATTACAGAGATGGTCAAATGGATTATGAAACGCAGTCTCACAGGAGGTCGCCCTGACATTCAGGTCGTTGCCAAGGAATTGGGTATGAGCGATCGGACCTTGCAGCGCCGACTTACAGAAGAGAATACAAGTTTCAAGCATCTATTGACACAAGCCAGACATGAGCAGGCACGAGCCTACTTGGCAGACCCTAGACTGGACATTAAAGAAGTGGCTTTCTTAATTGGATATGAGGACCAGAACTCGTTCTATCGTGCCTTTCGTTCATGGGAAGGGGATACGCCAACGAATTGGCGTACGGAATATTTAGGCACGAATTCACGATCCGAAGGACCCTCAGCATCAACAACTCTTCATTAA
- a CDS encoding NADPH-dependent FMN reductase has translation MKLIGLSGSLIGSKTPVGVDAVLQFVKNNHPEIEVELIDLRDYKGIEFCDGRKLEDYNEDTQLVVQKLIDADFYVIGTPIYQSSLTGVLKNVFDLLPVQSIYNKVMGFIATGGTYQHYLVVENQLKPIAGFFRSYVAPSYVYLNSDHFDAENNIKDTEAISRLEKLAEELVFMQTQLKASSR, from the coding sequence GTGAAATTAATCGGATTGTCCGGGTCACTGATTGGATCAAAGACACCAGTGGGTGTGGATGCTGTGCTCCAATTCGTGAAAAATAATCATCCCGAAATTGAAGTGGAGCTCATAGACCTAAGAGATTATAAAGGGATCGAATTTTGTGATGGCCGCAAGTTGGAGGATTATAATGAAGACACCCAGTTGGTTGTTCAAAAATTGATTGATGCTGACTTTTACGTGATCGGCACACCCATTTATCAATCCTCTCTGACAGGTGTACTAAAGAATGTATTCGACCTATTGCCTGTGCAGAGCATTTACAATAAAGTAATGGGTTTTATAGCAACTGGGGGCACCTATCAGCATTATTTGGTAGTGGAAAATCAATTAAAACCGATTGCCGGCTTTTTCCGCTCCTATGTTGCCCCAAGCTACGTATATCTGAATAGTGATCATTTTGATGCTGAGAATAACATTAAAGATACTGAAGCAATAAGTCGGCTGGAAAAATTGGCTGAGGAACTGGTCTTCATGCAGACTCAATTAAAAGCTTCATCCCGCTGA
- a CDS encoding winged helix-turn-helix transcriptional regulator, which yields MLTSDTEKLFTAYRIIGTKWTIHILCTLSQGPKKFSEIYEHVPSISETILSKRLKDLQNDQLVKRKVLTHPIQIMYELTPKGAALAAFIPCLMEWFTTNMN from the coding sequence ATGCTGACTTCGGATACCGAGAAACTTTTCACAGCCTATCGTATTATCGGAACGAAATGGACGATCCATATCCTATGTACTCTTTCGCAAGGTCCTAAAAAATTCAGCGAAATTTACGAACATGTGCCTTCCATCTCAGAAACGATCCTCTCCAAACGATTAAAAGATCTTCAGAATGATCAGTTGGTGAAGAGAAAAGTCCTAACACATCCCATACAAATCATGTATGAACTTACACCCAAAGGGGCTGCTCTAGCTGCTTTCATACCCTGTTTGATGGAATGGTTTACTACAAACATGAATTAA
- a CDS encoding helix-turn-helix transcriptional regulator — translation MSRDQTKKDASTSTRKAIINLLKHQGGMDVVALSSQFALSGMAIRQHLNALKEEGLVTFEEEARPMGRPTKLWRLTPAADRFFPSGYSELSVSLINSMKEAFGNEGLDKLLSVRNKNMQDQYLQYIGDACGVKERLEKLAEIRTNEGYMAEVKDQGDGSLLFIEKHCPICEAAAVCTGLCKNELHLFKTVLGDQVHIERGEYILAGGRNCIYTVREHHS, via the coding sequence ATGAGCCGGGATCAAACGAAAAAGGATGCCTCAACCAGTACCCGAAAAGCAATCATTAACCTGCTTAAGCATCAAGGTGGAATGGATGTGGTTGCACTCTCCTCCCAATTTGCGTTATCTGGCATGGCCATCAGGCAGCACTTAAATGCACTGAAAGAAGAAGGATTGGTTACTTTCGAAGAAGAGGCTCGTCCTATGGGCCGACCAACCAAACTATGGAGATTAACCCCCGCTGCTGATCGTTTTTTCCCTAGTGGCTATTCGGAGTTATCCGTCAGTCTGATCAATTCCATGAAAGAAGCTTTCGGAAATGAAGGGCTGGACAAGCTGCTCAGTGTGCGGAATAAAAACATGCAAGATCAATATCTTCAATACATTGGTGATGCATGCGGCGTGAAGGAAAGGCTTGAAAAACTTGCTGAAATTCGAACAAATGAAGGATATATGGCTGAGGTCAAGGATCAAGGCGATGGTAGCCTCTTATTTATAGAGAAGCATTGTCCAATCTGTGAAGCTGCAGCAGTATGTACCGGGTTATGTAAGAATGAATTGCATTTATTCAAAACAGTTCTTGGAGATCAAGTTCATATTGAACGGGGAGAGTATATTTTGGCTGGAGGAAGAAACTGCATATATACGGTTAGAGAACATCATTCGTGA
- a CDS encoding SDR family oxidoreductase yields the protein MDMGLYGKTALVTGSTKGIGKAIAIELAQEGVNVIINGRNDAEVERTVHEIKSDFPATSPQKATVDLVDIGQREALFEKHPQIDILVNNMGIYEMMQYEDISDEIWEKYFRTNVLVANALSKFYMPKMLQNNYGRIIFIASEEAIMPSGQMPQYCMTKSMLLSLSKSLSKLTVGTEVTVNTIMPGPTLTENVQHIIESIYPDESMTFLEKEKDFMRKNLPQSEIQRFIKPNEIGRLATFVCSPYASAFKGSPIRMDGGMVPTIF from the coding sequence ATGGATATGGGTTTATACGGTAAAACAGCTTTGGTTACAGGATCGACGAAAGGGATAGGGAAAGCCATTGCGATTGAACTTGCCCAAGAAGGGGTTAATGTAATCATCAATGGACGAAATGATGCAGAGGTTGAGCGCACGGTTCATGAAATAAAGTCCGATTTTCCCGCTACCTCACCTCAAAAAGCTACAGTTGATCTGGTGGACATTGGTCAAAGAGAAGCCTTATTTGAAAAACACCCCCAAATTGATATCCTGGTGAACAATATGGGGATATATGAAATGATGCAATATGAAGATATCAGCGATGAGATTTGGGAGAAATACTTCCGTACGAATGTGCTGGTTGCAAATGCATTGTCCAAATTTTATATGCCTAAAATGTTGCAAAATAATTATGGCCGCATTATCTTTATTGCGAGTGAAGAAGCCATCATGCCTTCAGGACAAATGCCTCAGTATTGCATGACCAAATCCATGTTATTATCGTTGTCCAAAAGTTTATCGAAATTAACGGTAGGAACAGAAGTTACCGTCAATACAATCATGCCGGGACCAACCCTCACTGAAAATGTGCAACATATCATAGAGAGCATCTACCCTGATGAATCGATGACTTTTTTAGAAAAAGAGAAGGATTTTATGCGGAAAAACCTGCCTCAATCCGAAATTCAACGATTTATCAAGCCTAATGAGATAGGCAGATTGGCTACATTTGTATGCAGTCCTTATGCATCGGCATTCAAAGGTTCTCCAATTCGTATGGATGGGGGAATGGTGCCTACCATCTTCTAA
- the murB gene encoding UDP-N-acetylmuramate dehydrogenase, with product MDIFENQIPLEKLKWNEPLKDHTYIKLGGKADILIHPTTKEEIVNTVNIAKTHQIPLTVLGKGSNVIIKDQGVRGITLSLSQFDQIKVYGDKIVAQSGSNIIDVSRTALHNSLTGLEFACGIPGSTGGALYMNAGAYGGQMDEVVERALVVTKNGELLNMVRDDMQLGYRNSIFRTDQYIILEVEFKLKPGNKDVISSTMQDLTFKRESKQPLEFPSCGSVFKRPEGQYVGKLIQECKLQGTRIGGAEISKKHAGFIINADDATAEDYLELIKLIKKTVRDQFNIELETEVIILGE from the coding sequence ATGGATATTTTTGAAAATCAAATACCTTTGGAAAAATTAAAATGGAATGAACCATTAAAAGACCACACGTATATAAAACTTGGTGGTAAAGCAGACATACTTATCCATCCTACAACGAAAGAAGAAATTGTTAACACGGTTAACATTGCAAAAACACATCAAATACCTCTGACGGTTCTTGGAAAAGGATCAAATGTCATCATTAAAGATCAAGGTGTGCGTGGAATAACGCTCTCTCTGAGTCAATTCGATCAGATTAAAGTCTATGGTGACAAGATTGTCGCGCAGAGCGGTTCCAATATTATTGATGTGTCACGTACTGCTTTGCATAACAGCTTAACAGGTCTGGAGTTTGCATGTGGAATACCCGGAAGTACAGGTGGCGCTTTATATATGAATGCGGGAGCTTACGGTGGTCAGATGGATGAGGTCGTTGAGCGAGCGCTAGTGGTTACTAAAAATGGAGAGTTGCTTAACATGGTCCGAGATGACATGCAGCTTGGCTATCGAAACAGCATCTTCCGAACGGATCAATACATCATACTTGAAGTCGAGTTTAAGCTTAAACCAGGGAACAAGGATGTTATCTCCAGTACCATGCAGGATTTAACGTTTAAACGGGAATCCAAACAACCGCTTGAATTTCCCTCTTGCGGAAGTGTATTCAAACGTCCAGAGGGACAGTATGTTGGAAAACTCATTCAAGAGTGTAAGTTACAAGGCACTCGCATTGGGGGAGCGGAAATTTCCAAGAAGCATGCAGGTTTTATCATTAATGCAGATGACGCCACTGCTGAGGATTATTTGGAATTAATCAAATTAATTAAAAAAACAGTACGTGATCAATTTAATATTGAATTGGAGACAGAAGTCATTATTTTGGGGGAGTAG